The Astyanax mexicanus isolate ESR-SI-001 chromosome 12, AstMex3_surface, whole genome shotgun sequence genome window below encodes:
- the eps8l3b gene encoding epidermal growth factor receptor kinase substrate 8-like protein 3b isoform X1 gives MYGNISGSDYQPRLDMSRPSAKSIYMQRKEYSESVNKQPDAFQYRVEHLFTSELDNRELSSIDDCVAKLKSLESRGKVWGQDMILQVQGTGLQLCDIESKEVLESIPLGSISQTKSILDSCTYDSLLAVTVQGNRRGPPKIFFFQCEETGAEEVRGDLDRAILHSDDPGFQPNEPMMDIRTNLENIIGQGYSMGFRRPGLSPMQPAPASPPPAPEFPPPQLNTYQEYGKEYGKDYEDPVFVNRDDARYSPEMFEPPIRSAQPSPPPPPLGPQYTDIDRSLFSFVQEIFNHVIDDIEIFKDKVGAALEQETARKKKKKKDKTPRRYGENFPSIQEYISCLQKFKYAFNILANVSDHLRNPEAPEFVHCLFISLSYLVTKFPPDVPGSILSPFLTEAALQLLTQIVTPEEDRLWSSFGDTWHVPRSKWPNGDKMAPYVPVFYDGWEPPMPVPPQYTPPVNRPPSRSGSQRFPERRSPQPPPPQDNRPFGAPPARSDGPPLYMRVMYDFTARNRQELSVLKGEVVQVVDKSRQWWIVRNNRQEEGHVPQNVLEPMSGEEPAQRTNRPPNLDTRSSPEEVRNWLQYKGFSKATVRNLGMMNGALLLGMKRDDMRAVCPEEGGRVFFQLQAVKSAMALASEAEYNQYGSR, from the exons ATGTACGGGAACATCAGCGGCTCAGATTACCAGCCGAG GCTGGATATGTCTCGGCCCAGTGCGAAATCCATCTATA TGCAGAGGAAAGAATATTCAGAATCTGTGAACAAGCAACCAGATGCCTTTCAGTACAGAGTGGAG CACCTGTTCACATCCGAGTTGGACAACAGGGAGCTGAGCAGCATCGACGACTGTGTGGCCAAGCTGAAGAGTCTGGAGAGTCGAGGGAAGGTGTGGGGTCAGGACATGATCCTGCAGGTGCAGGGCACCGGTCTGCAGCTTTGTGACATTGAATCCAAG GAAGTGCTGGAATCGATCCCTCTTGGCAGCATCTCTCAAACGAAGTCGATCCTGGACAGCTGCACTTACGACTCCCTTCTGGCCGTCACTGTTCAGGGAAACAGGCGGGGACCTCCCAAAATTTTCTTCTTCCAGTGTGAGGAAACTGGG GCAGAGGAGGTGAGGGGTGATTTGGACAGAGCTATCCTGCACAGTGATGATCCAGGATTTCAGCCAAATGAGCCTATGATGGATATCAG GACTAATCTGGAGAATATAATAGGCCAAGGCTATTCGATGGGTTTTCGTAGACCTGGTCTGTCCCCAATGCAGCCTGCACCTGCGTCCCCTCCTCCTGCACCTGAGTTCCCTCCTCCTCAACTCAATACTTACCAGGAGTATGGTAAAGAGTATGGTAAAGATTATG AGGATCCTGTGTTTGTGAATAGGGACGACGCCCGTTACAGTCCAGAGATGTTTGAGCCACCAATCCGCTCAGCACAGCcgtctccacctcctcctcctctgggtCCTCAGTACACAGACATTGACAGAAGTCTA TTTTCTTTTGTCCAGGAAATCTTTAATCATGTAATAGATGATATTGAGATATTCAAGGATAAAGTTGGAGCAGCTTTAGAACAAGAAACAgcaaggaagaaaaagaaaaagaaagacaaaaccCCAAGGAGATACG GTGAGAACTTCCCCTCCATACAAGAATACATTAGCTGCCTTCAgaaattcaaatatgccttcaatatTCTG GCAAATGTCAGCGACCACCTCAGAAATCCTGAAGCTCCTGAATTCGTCCACTGTCTCTTCATTTCACTTTCCTAT CTGGTGACGAAATTTCCTCCAGACGTTCCAGGATCAATCCTGAGCCCTTTCCTCACAGAGGCAGCTCTGCAGCTCCTCACTCAGATCGTCACACCAGAGGAGGACAGGCTGTGGAGCAGTTTTGGAGACACCTGGCATGTTCCCAG ATCTAAGTGGCCAAATGGGGACAAGATGGCACCTTATGTTCCAGTATTTTATGATGGCTGGGAGCCTCCAATGCCAGTTCCTCCACAATACACACCACCGGTAAACCGGCCGCCATCACGGAGCGGCAGCCAGCGCTTCCCAGAGAGACGCAGCCCTCAGCCACCACCTCCTCAG GATAACCGGCCTTTTGGAGCCCCTCCAGCACG CTCAGACGGGCCGCCGCTCTACATGCGAGTGATGTATGACTTCACAGCCAGGAACCGGCAGGAGCTGAGCGTGCTCAAAGGTGAAGTGGTGCAG GTTGTAGACAAGTCCAGGCAATGGTGGATAGTGCGGAACAACCGCCAGGAGGAGGGGCATGTGCCTCAAAATGTTCTGGAACCCATGAGCGGGGAGGAGCCTGCT CAGAGAACGAACAGACCTCCAAATCTAGACACGAGGTCCAGTCCAGAGGAGGTCAGGAACTGGCTTCAGTACAAGGGCTTTTCCAAAGC GACGGTGCGTAACCTGGGCATGATGAACGGAGCGCTGCTTTTGGGGATGAAGCGTGATGATATGCGAGCTGTGTGCCCAGAAGAAGGAGGCAGAGTTTTCTTCCAGCTGCAGGCCGTCAAATCAGCCATGGCA CTTGCCAGTGAGGCGGAGTATAACCAGTACGGAAGCCGTTAA
- the eps8l3b gene encoding epidermal growth factor receptor kinase substrate 8-like protein 3b isoform X4: MYGNISGSDYQPRLDMSRPSAKSIYMQRKEYSESVNKQPDAFQYRVEHLFTSELDNRELSSIDDCVAKLKSLESRGKVWGQDMILQVQGTGLQLCDIESKEVLESIPLGSISQTKSILDSCTYDSLLAVTVQGNRRGPPKIFFFQCEETGAEEVRGDLDRAILHSDDPGFQPNEPMMDIRTNLENIIGQGYSMGFRRPGLSPMQPAPASPPPAPEFPPPQLNTYQEYGKEYGKDYEDPVFVNRDDARYSPEMFEPPIRSAQPSPPPPPLGPQYTDIDRSLEIFNHVIDDIEIFKDKVGAALEQETARKKKKKKDKTPRRYGENFPSIQEYISCLQKFKYAFNILANVSDHLRNPEAPEFVHCLFISLSYLVTKFPPDVPGSILSPFLTEAALQLLTQIVTPEEDRLWSSFGDTWHVPRSKWPNGDKMAPYVPVFYDGWEPPMPVPPQYTPPVNRPPSRSGSQRFPERRSPQPPPPQDNRPFGAPPARSDGPPLYMRVMYDFTARNRQELSVLKGEVVQVVDKSRQWWIVRNNRQEEGHVPQNVLEPMSGEEPARTNRPPNLDTRSSPEEVRNWLQYKGFSKATVRNLGMMNGALLLGMKRDDMRAVCPEEGGRVFFQLQAVKSAMALASEAEYNQYGSR; encoded by the exons ATGTACGGGAACATCAGCGGCTCAGATTACCAGCCGAG GCTGGATATGTCTCGGCCCAGTGCGAAATCCATCTATA TGCAGAGGAAAGAATATTCAGAATCTGTGAACAAGCAACCAGATGCCTTTCAGTACAGAGTGGAG CACCTGTTCACATCCGAGTTGGACAACAGGGAGCTGAGCAGCATCGACGACTGTGTGGCCAAGCTGAAGAGTCTGGAGAGTCGAGGGAAGGTGTGGGGTCAGGACATGATCCTGCAGGTGCAGGGCACCGGTCTGCAGCTTTGTGACATTGAATCCAAG GAAGTGCTGGAATCGATCCCTCTTGGCAGCATCTCTCAAACGAAGTCGATCCTGGACAGCTGCACTTACGACTCCCTTCTGGCCGTCACTGTTCAGGGAAACAGGCGGGGACCTCCCAAAATTTTCTTCTTCCAGTGTGAGGAAACTGGG GCAGAGGAGGTGAGGGGTGATTTGGACAGAGCTATCCTGCACAGTGATGATCCAGGATTTCAGCCAAATGAGCCTATGATGGATATCAG GACTAATCTGGAGAATATAATAGGCCAAGGCTATTCGATGGGTTTTCGTAGACCTGGTCTGTCCCCAATGCAGCCTGCACCTGCGTCCCCTCCTCCTGCACCTGAGTTCCCTCCTCCTCAACTCAATACTTACCAGGAGTATGGTAAAGAGTATGGTAAAGATTATG AGGATCCTGTGTTTGTGAATAGGGACGACGCCCGTTACAGTCCAGAGATGTTTGAGCCACCAATCCGCTCAGCACAGCcgtctccacctcctcctcctctgggtCCTCAGTACACAGACATTGACAGAAGTCTA GAAATCTTTAATCATGTAATAGATGATATTGAGATATTCAAGGATAAAGTTGGAGCAGCTTTAGAACAAGAAACAgcaaggaagaaaaagaaaaagaaagacaaaaccCCAAGGAGATACG GTGAGAACTTCCCCTCCATACAAGAATACATTAGCTGCCTTCAgaaattcaaatatgccttcaatatTCTG GCAAATGTCAGCGACCACCTCAGAAATCCTGAAGCTCCTGAATTCGTCCACTGTCTCTTCATTTCACTTTCCTAT CTGGTGACGAAATTTCCTCCAGACGTTCCAGGATCAATCCTGAGCCCTTTCCTCACAGAGGCAGCTCTGCAGCTCCTCACTCAGATCGTCACACCAGAGGAGGACAGGCTGTGGAGCAGTTTTGGAGACACCTGGCATGTTCCCAG ATCTAAGTGGCCAAATGGGGACAAGATGGCACCTTATGTTCCAGTATTTTATGATGGCTGGGAGCCTCCAATGCCAGTTCCTCCACAATACACACCACCGGTAAACCGGCCGCCATCACGGAGCGGCAGCCAGCGCTTCCCAGAGAGACGCAGCCCTCAGCCACCACCTCCTCAG GATAACCGGCCTTTTGGAGCCCCTCCAGCACG CTCAGACGGGCCGCCGCTCTACATGCGAGTGATGTATGACTTCACAGCCAGGAACCGGCAGGAGCTGAGCGTGCTCAAAGGTGAAGTGGTGCAG GTTGTAGACAAGTCCAGGCAATGGTGGATAGTGCGGAACAACCGCCAGGAGGAGGGGCATGTGCCTCAAAATGTTCTGGAACCCATGAGCGGGGAGGAGCCTGCT AGAACGAACAGACCTCCAAATCTAGACACGAGGTCCAGTCCAGAGGAGGTCAGGAACTGGCTTCAGTACAAGGGCTTTTCCAAAGC GACGGTGCGTAACCTGGGCATGATGAACGGAGCGCTGCTTTTGGGGATGAAGCGTGATGATATGCGAGCTGTGTGCCCAGAAGAAGGAGGCAGAGTTTTCTTCCAGCTGCAGGCCGTCAAATCAGCCATGGCA CTTGCCAGTGAGGCGGAGTATAACCAGTACGGAAGCCGTTAA
- the eps8l3b gene encoding epidermal growth factor receptor kinase substrate 8-like protein 3b isoform X2, which yields MYGNISGSDYQPRLDMSRPSAKSIYMQRKEYSESVNKQPDAFQYRVEHLFTSELDNRELSSIDDCVAKLKSLESRGKVWGQDMILQVQGTGLQLCDIESKEVLESIPLGSISQTKSILDSCTYDSLLAVTVQGNRRGPPKIFFFQCEETGAEEVRGDLDRAILHSDDPGFQPNEPMMDIRTNLENIIGQGYSMGFRRPGLSPMQPAPASPPPAPEFPPPQLNTYQEYGKEYGKDYEDPVFVNRDDARYSPEMFEPPIRSAQPSPPPPPLGPQYTDIDRSLFSFVQEIFNHVIDDIEIFKDKVGAALEQETARKKKKKKDKTPRRYGENFPSIQEYISCLQKFKYAFNILANVSDHLRNPEAPEFVHCLFISLSYLVTKFPPDVPGSILSPFLTEAALQLLTQIVTPEEDRLWSSFGDTWHVPRSKWPNGDKMAPYVPVFYDGWEPPMPVPPQYTPPVNRPPSRSGSQRFPERRSPQPPPPQDNRPFGAPPARSDGPPLYMRVMYDFTARNRQELSVLKGEVVQVVDKSRQWWIVRNNRQEEGHVPQNVLEPMSGEEPARTNRPPNLDTRSSPEEVRNWLQYKGFSKATVRNLGMMNGALLLGMKRDDMRAVCPEEGGRVFFQLQAVKSAMALASEAEYNQYGSR from the exons ATGTACGGGAACATCAGCGGCTCAGATTACCAGCCGAG GCTGGATATGTCTCGGCCCAGTGCGAAATCCATCTATA TGCAGAGGAAAGAATATTCAGAATCTGTGAACAAGCAACCAGATGCCTTTCAGTACAGAGTGGAG CACCTGTTCACATCCGAGTTGGACAACAGGGAGCTGAGCAGCATCGACGACTGTGTGGCCAAGCTGAAGAGTCTGGAGAGTCGAGGGAAGGTGTGGGGTCAGGACATGATCCTGCAGGTGCAGGGCACCGGTCTGCAGCTTTGTGACATTGAATCCAAG GAAGTGCTGGAATCGATCCCTCTTGGCAGCATCTCTCAAACGAAGTCGATCCTGGACAGCTGCACTTACGACTCCCTTCTGGCCGTCACTGTTCAGGGAAACAGGCGGGGACCTCCCAAAATTTTCTTCTTCCAGTGTGAGGAAACTGGG GCAGAGGAGGTGAGGGGTGATTTGGACAGAGCTATCCTGCACAGTGATGATCCAGGATTTCAGCCAAATGAGCCTATGATGGATATCAG GACTAATCTGGAGAATATAATAGGCCAAGGCTATTCGATGGGTTTTCGTAGACCTGGTCTGTCCCCAATGCAGCCTGCACCTGCGTCCCCTCCTCCTGCACCTGAGTTCCCTCCTCCTCAACTCAATACTTACCAGGAGTATGGTAAAGAGTATGGTAAAGATTATG AGGATCCTGTGTTTGTGAATAGGGACGACGCCCGTTACAGTCCAGAGATGTTTGAGCCACCAATCCGCTCAGCACAGCcgtctccacctcctcctcctctgggtCCTCAGTACACAGACATTGACAGAAGTCTA TTTTCTTTTGTCCAGGAAATCTTTAATCATGTAATAGATGATATTGAGATATTCAAGGATAAAGTTGGAGCAGCTTTAGAACAAGAAACAgcaaggaagaaaaagaaaaagaaagacaaaaccCCAAGGAGATACG GTGAGAACTTCCCCTCCATACAAGAATACATTAGCTGCCTTCAgaaattcaaatatgccttcaatatTCTG GCAAATGTCAGCGACCACCTCAGAAATCCTGAAGCTCCTGAATTCGTCCACTGTCTCTTCATTTCACTTTCCTAT CTGGTGACGAAATTTCCTCCAGACGTTCCAGGATCAATCCTGAGCCCTTTCCTCACAGAGGCAGCTCTGCAGCTCCTCACTCAGATCGTCACACCAGAGGAGGACAGGCTGTGGAGCAGTTTTGGAGACACCTGGCATGTTCCCAG ATCTAAGTGGCCAAATGGGGACAAGATGGCACCTTATGTTCCAGTATTTTATGATGGCTGGGAGCCTCCAATGCCAGTTCCTCCACAATACACACCACCGGTAAACCGGCCGCCATCACGGAGCGGCAGCCAGCGCTTCCCAGAGAGACGCAGCCCTCAGCCACCACCTCCTCAG GATAACCGGCCTTTTGGAGCCCCTCCAGCACG CTCAGACGGGCCGCCGCTCTACATGCGAGTGATGTATGACTTCACAGCCAGGAACCGGCAGGAGCTGAGCGTGCTCAAAGGTGAAGTGGTGCAG GTTGTAGACAAGTCCAGGCAATGGTGGATAGTGCGGAACAACCGCCAGGAGGAGGGGCATGTGCCTCAAAATGTTCTGGAACCCATGAGCGGGGAGGAGCCTGCT AGAACGAACAGACCTCCAAATCTAGACACGAGGTCCAGTCCAGAGGAGGTCAGGAACTGGCTTCAGTACAAGGGCTTTTCCAAAGC GACGGTGCGTAACCTGGGCATGATGAACGGAGCGCTGCTTTTGGGGATGAAGCGTGATGATATGCGAGCTGTGTGCCCAGAAGAAGGAGGCAGAGTTTTCTTCCAGCTGCAGGCCGTCAAATCAGCCATGGCA CTTGCCAGTGAGGCGGAGTATAACCAGTACGGAAGCCGTTAA
- the eps8l3b gene encoding epidermal growth factor receptor kinase substrate 8-like protein 3b isoform X3 yields MYGNISGSDYQPRLDMSRPSAKSIYMQRKEYSESVNKQPDAFQYRVEHLFTSELDNRELSSIDDCVAKLKSLESRGKVWGQDMILQVQGTGLQLCDIESKEVLESIPLGSISQTKSILDSCTYDSLLAVTVQGNRRGPPKIFFFQCEETGAEEVRGDLDRAILHSDDPGFQPNEPMMDIRTNLENIIGQGYSMGFRRPGLSPMQPAPASPPPAPEFPPPQLNTYQEYGKEYGKDYEDPVFVNRDDARYSPEMFEPPIRSAQPSPPPPPLGPQYTDIDRSLEIFNHVIDDIEIFKDKVGAALEQETARKKKKKKDKTPRRYGENFPSIQEYISCLQKFKYAFNILANVSDHLRNPEAPEFVHCLFISLSYLVTKFPPDVPGSILSPFLTEAALQLLTQIVTPEEDRLWSSFGDTWHVPRSKWPNGDKMAPYVPVFYDGWEPPMPVPPQYTPPVNRPPSRSGSQRFPERRSPQPPPPQDNRPFGAPPARSDGPPLYMRVMYDFTARNRQELSVLKGEVVQVVDKSRQWWIVRNNRQEEGHVPQNVLEPMSGEEPAQRTNRPPNLDTRSSPEEVRNWLQYKGFSKATVRNLGMMNGALLLGMKRDDMRAVCPEEGGRVFFQLQAVKSAMALASEAEYNQYGSR; encoded by the exons ATGTACGGGAACATCAGCGGCTCAGATTACCAGCCGAG GCTGGATATGTCTCGGCCCAGTGCGAAATCCATCTATA TGCAGAGGAAAGAATATTCAGAATCTGTGAACAAGCAACCAGATGCCTTTCAGTACAGAGTGGAG CACCTGTTCACATCCGAGTTGGACAACAGGGAGCTGAGCAGCATCGACGACTGTGTGGCCAAGCTGAAGAGTCTGGAGAGTCGAGGGAAGGTGTGGGGTCAGGACATGATCCTGCAGGTGCAGGGCACCGGTCTGCAGCTTTGTGACATTGAATCCAAG GAAGTGCTGGAATCGATCCCTCTTGGCAGCATCTCTCAAACGAAGTCGATCCTGGACAGCTGCACTTACGACTCCCTTCTGGCCGTCACTGTTCAGGGAAACAGGCGGGGACCTCCCAAAATTTTCTTCTTCCAGTGTGAGGAAACTGGG GCAGAGGAGGTGAGGGGTGATTTGGACAGAGCTATCCTGCACAGTGATGATCCAGGATTTCAGCCAAATGAGCCTATGATGGATATCAG GACTAATCTGGAGAATATAATAGGCCAAGGCTATTCGATGGGTTTTCGTAGACCTGGTCTGTCCCCAATGCAGCCTGCACCTGCGTCCCCTCCTCCTGCACCTGAGTTCCCTCCTCCTCAACTCAATACTTACCAGGAGTATGGTAAAGAGTATGGTAAAGATTATG AGGATCCTGTGTTTGTGAATAGGGACGACGCCCGTTACAGTCCAGAGATGTTTGAGCCACCAATCCGCTCAGCACAGCcgtctccacctcctcctcctctgggtCCTCAGTACACAGACATTGACAGAAGTCTA GAAATCTTTAATCATGTAATAGATGATATTGAGATATTCAAGGATAAAGTTGGAGCAGCTTTAGAACAAGAAACAgcaaggaagaaaaagaaaaagaaagacaaaaccCCAAGGAGATACG GTGAGAACTTCCCCTCCATACAAGAATACATTAGCTGCCTTCAgaaattcaaatatgccttcaatatTCTG GCAAATGTCAGCGACCACCTCAGAAATCCTGAAGCTCCTGAATTCGTCCACTGTCTCTTCATTTCACTTTCCTAT CTGGTGACGAAATTTCCTCCAGACGTTCCAGGATCAATCCTGAGCCCTTTCCTCACAGAGGCAGCTCTGCAGCTCCTCACTCAGATCGTCACACCAGAGGAGGACAGGCTGTGGAGCAGTTTTGGAGACACCTGGCATGTTCCCAG ATCTAAGTGGCCAAATGGGGACAAGATGGCACCTTATGTTCCAGTATTTTATGATGGCTGGGAGCCTCCAATGCCAGTTCCTCCACAATACACACCACCGGTAAACCGGCCGCCATCACGGAGCGGCAGCCAGCGCTTCCCAGAGAGACGCAGCCCTCAGCCACCACCTCCTCAG GATAACCGGCCTTTTGGAGCCCCTCCAGCACG CTCAGACGGGCCGCCGCTCTACATGCGAGTGATGTATGACTTCACAGCCAGGAACCGGCAGGAGCTGAGCGTGCTCAAAGGTGAAGTGGTGCAG GTTGTAGACAAGTCCAGGCAATGGTGGATAGTGCGGAACAACCGCCAGGAGGAGGGGCATGTGCCTCAAAATGTTCTGGAACCCATGAGCGGGGAGGAGCCTGCT CAGAGAACGAACAGACCTCCAAATCTAGACACGAGGTCCAGTCCAGAGGAGGTCAGGAACTGGCTTCAGTACAAGGGCTTTTCCAAAGC GACGGTGCGTAACCTGGGCATGATGAACGGAGCGCTGCTTTTGGGGATGAAGCGTGATGATATGCGAGCTGTGTGCCCAGAAGAAGGAGGCAGAGTTTTCTTCCAGCTGCAGGCCGTCAAATCAGCCATGGCA CTTGCCAGTGAGGCGGAGTATAACCAGTACGGAAGCCGTTAA